A genomic region of Aspergillus oryzae RIB40 DNA, chromosome 1 contains the following coding sequences:
- a CDS encoding amphiphysin-like protein RVS161 (amphiphysin), whose translation MSWAGFKKNVNRATTQVMMKTGHVERTNDRDYEIEERRYRTMEAAANRLQKEAKGYLDSLRAMTASQMRIAETIDAFYGDAGTRDGVSRSYKQAVEDLDAETIKALDGPYRTTVLEPISRFCAYFPDINECIKKRNHKLLDYDSMRAKVKKLVEKPDKDATKLPRAERETEIAKQAYEQLNEQLFTELPQLIDLRVPYLDPSFEALVKIQLRFCAEAYSRMAQVQQYLDAETRDQYARGDLDNRVEEVLQEIRDLSIAGTV comes from the exons ATGTCCTGGGCAG GGTTCAAGAAAAATGTCAACCGTGCTACCACCCAAGTCATGATGAAGACGG GTCATGTGGAGAGGACAAACGATCGTGACTATGAAATCGAAGAACG GCGATACCGGACCATGGAGGCCGCTGCCAACCGTCTACAAAAAGAGGCTAAAGGCTATCTCGATTCATTACGAG CAATGACTGCCTCTCAGATGCGTATTGCGGAGACAATTGATGCTTTCTACGGTGATGCTGGAACGCGCGATGGTGTGAGCAGAAGCTATAAACAAGCAGTGGAAGATCTTGATGCCGAGACGATAAAAGCCTTGGATGGGCCATACAG AACTACCGTTCTCGAACCGATTTCGCGCTTTTGCGCTTACTTTCCCGACATCAATGAGTGCATCAAGAAACGCAATCACAAGTTACTCGACTACGACTCTATGCGAGCCAAGGTGAAGAAGTTAGTCGAGAAGCCAGACAAGGACGCCACCAAACTTCCCAGAGCGGAGCGCGAAACCGAAATTGCTAAGCAAGCATACGAACAGTTGAATGAACAACTTTTCACCGAACTCCCGCAACTCATTGACCTGCGTGTACCATATCTGGATCCTAGCTTTGAGGCTTTGGTCAAGATTCAACTGCGTTTCTGCGCAGAGGCATACTCTCGCATGGCACAAGTGCAACAATACCTTGACGCGGAAACGAGAGATCAGTATGCTCGGGGCGATTTGGATAACAGGGTAGAAGAAGTATTGCAGGAGATTCGTGATCTGAGTATAGCGGGAACGGTTTGA
- a CDS encoding serine/threonine protein kinase SAT4 (checkpoint kinase and related serine/threonine protein kinases) → MTPQSASPVPSAVSSAAASQISYDPRDGEPSVTRALAGMNLSAANGDILPTPPPPAKTARPTMANRISRMFSNTGKTTSKEPDAHRDFSDSSTDSVKPSSNGSGRQSKPTSRPSSRAPSRQTSTKEDNERKPKSSSGKDQKDSSAAAHKRFEALPDHAHCHHLKSTRRQEKLTDLLRDMLGGGRKKDDHVDDQQLSLMSTWIDQFKNERDKLAADKKGGPNATASLVDKYGKCQEIVGRGAFGIVRISHKVDPKDSRVEQLYAVKEFRRRPQETTKKYQKRLTSEFCISSSLRHPNVIHTLDLLQDAKGDYCEVMEYCAGGDLYTLVLAAGKLEVAEADCFFKQLMRGVEYMHEMGVAHRDLKPENLLLTTHGALKITDFGNGECFRMAWEKEAHMTAGLCGSAPYIAPEEYIEREFDPRAVDLWATGVIYMAMRTGRHLWRVARKDEDEFYQRYLEGRKHEDGYAPIETLHRARCRNVIYSILDPNPSRRINASQVLKSEWVREIKLCKAGEEGF, encoded by the exons ATGACTCCACAATCTGCTTCACCTGTACCTTCCGCAGTCTCCTCCGCCGCAGCGTCACAGATATCGTACGATCCTCGAGATGGAGAGCCCTCGGTAACACGCGCTCTTGCGGGCATGAATTTGTCCGCAGCGAACGGGGATATTCTCCCCACGCCCCCTCCGCCTGCGAAAACTGCCAGGCCGACTATGGCGAATCGCATCTCTCGTATGTTTTCCAACACAGGGAAGACAACTTCGAAGGAGCCGGATGCCCATCGTGACTTTTCAGACAGCAGCACAGACAGCGTGAAGCCATCTAGCAATGGCAGCGGGAGGCAATCTAAGCCCACTTCTAGACCCTCTTCTAGAGCTCCATCGCGACAGACTTCTACcaaggaagacaatgagAGAAAGCCAAAGTCTAGCAGTGGAAAGGACCAAAAAGActcatctgcagcagcaCACAAGCGGTTCGAAGCATTGCCAGACCACGCCCACTGCCATCACCTTAAGAGTACACGGCGACAGGAGAAATTGACAGACCTTCTCCGGGATATGCTTGGTGGCggcaggaagaaagacgatcATGTCGATGATCAGCAACTATCCCTCATGTCAACATGGATTGACCAGTTCAAGAATGAACGTGATAAATTAGCGGCCGATAAAAAGGGTGGTCCCAACGCCACGGCTTCATTAGTCGATAAATATGGTAAATGCCAGGAGATCGTCGGGCGGGGCGCATTCGGCATCGTTCGAATCTCACACAAAGTCGATCCCAAAGATTCCAGGGTTGAACAACTATACGCTGTCAAGGAATTTCGCCGTCGTCCTCAAGAAACGACCAAGAAATATCAAAAACGTCTGACCTCCGAGTTCTGTATATCCTCGTCCCTTCGCCATCCGAATGTCATCCATACCCTTGACCTCTTGCAGGATGCTAAGGGTGATTATTGCGAAGTAATGGAATATTGTGCTGGTGGTGATCTCTACACCCTTGTGCTGGCCGCAGGAAAACTGGAAGTTGCCGAGGCcgattgcttcttcaagcagctCATGCGTGGTGTAGAGTACATGCACGAAATGGGCGTAGCTCATCGTGATCTTAAGCCGGAGAATCTGTTGTTGACCACTCATGGTGCGCTCAAAATTACGGATTTCGGGAACGGGGAGTGTTTCCGCATGGcctgggaaaaggaagcacACATGACAGCAGGACTTTGCGGCTCCGCTCCTTATATAGCTCCCGAAGAATATATCGAAAGGGAATTTGATCCGAGGGCAGTCGATCTGTGGGCTACTGGTGTAATTTATATGGCAATGAGGACAGGGCGTCATTTATGGAGAGTAGCCCgcaaagacgaggatgaattcTATCAGCGATACTTGGAGGGTCGGAAGCATGAAGATGGTTACGCTCCCATTGAGACTCTGCATCGG GCTCGTTGTCGGAACGTGATTTATTCCATCCTTGATCCAAACCCTTCTCGTCGTATCAACGCCTCGCAGGTCCTCAAATCCGAATGGGTTCGCGAGATCAAATTGTGCAAGGCTGGCGAGGAGGGATTCTGA
- a CDS encoding aminoacyl-tRNA hydrolase (predicted protein), whose protein sequence is MATHISLVKTPHRFLFIASIGNPRPYRQTRHSAGHILLDALIPLLPNRFPLISTKHQPSTGPLFYRTWYSPSYMNESGPKLVRQLKNWISTTQTEVLEKVIMQGNVALSETTEVADPENHEWQHRGTDPQSLKILAPTLVILHDELEAPLGKVRVKRGGPETASLRGHRGLTSIMESLRGKGLHPPRTRPGETRSHEGLSVLRIGVGIGRPSTRNRGDVADYVLTEMNAIELAAVRAAAGPVLDILADEIYRDGSAL, encoded by the coding sequence ATGGCAACCCACATATCTCTAGTAAAAACCCCGCACcgatttctcttcatcgcATCAATCGGAAATCCCCGTCCTTACCGCCAGACTCGTCACAGCGCCGGACATATCCTCCTTGATGCCTTGATACCTCTTTTACCCAACAGGTTTCCCTTGATATCCACCAAGCACCAGCCATCTACCGGGCCGCTGTTCTATCGAACATGGTATAGCCCATCGTATATGAACGAGTCGGGTCCGAAGCTTGTCCGACAACTAAAAAACTGGATATCTACGACACAGACCGAGGTATTGGAAAAGGTGATCATGCAGGGAAATGTGGCGCTCTCTGAGACAACTGAGGTCGCAGATCCTGAGAACCACGAATGGCAGCATCGTGGCACCGACCCTCAGTCGCTGAAAATTTTAGCTCCCACCCTGGTCATCCTCCACGATGAGCTGGAGGCGCCCTTGGGGAAAGTTAGAGTGAAACGGGGCGGACCTGAAACGGCCAGTTTGCGCGGCCATCGGGGGTTGACCAGCATTATGGAGAGTCTACGGGGGAAAGGCTTGCACCCACCGCGTACAAGGCCTGGCGAAACCCGCTCGCATGAAGGTCTTTCTGTATTGCGAATAGGTGTCGGGATTGGTCGTCCATCCACCCGGAATCGGGGCGATGTTGCAGACTATGTTCTCACGGAAATGAATGCCATTGAGTTGGCAGCAGTACGTGCCGCAGCTGGACCTGTGTTGGACATTCTAGCAGATGAAATATATCGTGATGGCAGCGCGCTGTGA
- a CDS encoding TRAPP subunit BET5 (transport protein particle (TRAPP) complex subunit), whose product MVVYSFYIFDRHAECIYKRRWVPRPPSIIGKSSRPTSETSATPNAMPPVLGQPSRTTDDDAKLIFGTVFSLRNMVRKLGGEDDSFVTYRTSQYKLHYYETPTNIKFVMLTDVKSPSMRIALQQIYINLYVEYVVKNPLSPVEHPGGVGVNNELFEESLEQFVVYLPSLLSSTQGLTQQQTRVLS is encoded by the exons ATGGTTGTTTATTCCTTCTACATCTTTGACCGCCATG CGGAATGCATATACAAACGACGTTGGGTGCCCCGTCCGCCTTCAATTATTGGGAAGTCCTCGCGTCCGACCTCAGAAACGTCTGCCACTCCCAATGCGATGCCGCCTGTGCTGGGTCAACCTTCGCGGACCACCGACGACGATGCTAAGCTGATCTTCGGCAccgtcttctccctccgGAATATGGTGCGCAAATTGGGAGGCGAGGATGACAG CTTTGTGACCTATCGTACCAGTCAATACAAACTCCATTATTATGAGACGCCTACCAACATCAAATTCGTAATGCTTACCGATGTTAAGAGCCCAAGCATGCGGATTGCATTGCAGCAGATCTATATTAATCTTTACGTTGAATATG TGGTCAAGAATCCGTTGTCCCCGGTTGAGCATCCAGGCGGTGTAGGTGTAAATAATGAGCTTTTCGAGGAGTCTTTGGAACAATTTGTGGTATATCTGCCATCCCTGCTCAGCTCAACTCAAGGGCTGACACAGCAACAGACGCGCGTCCTATCTTGA
- a CDS encoding uncharacterized protein (predicted protein) — protein sequence MNEAARGSMLEGLVGVEGAFILLEPVRLGGGYVSPRASAAAFRLSDSALLGRPRLRGGSPRGGMLSEPGDNRADAPLSLLNDAVLVVGRGCIARGANIGLSEGKRRCFRVWLLSSAEGRGAEDSWRGGGKGAKLGLRGDHGSEYDRLPSTDNPTNDPEGRGKERKKKKGAQRSQAITNV from the exons ATGAACGAGGCAGCCAGAGGTTCGATGCTTGAGGGACTGGTTGGTGTAGAAGGGGCTTTCATTTTGTTGGAGCCAGTTCGCCTCGGAGGTGGATATGTTTCTCCGCGAGCTTCAGCAGCTGCTTTTCGTCTCTCTGATTCGGCTTTGCTGGGTCGACCGCGCTTGCGTGGTGGTTCACCTCGGGGTGGCATGCTCTCCGAACCTGGGGATAACAGGGCTGATGCGCCACTCTCACTGCTGAATGACGCTGTACTGGTCGTTGGCCGAGGTTGTATCGCACGCGGAGCTAATATTGGTTTATccgaggggaaaagaaggtgCTTTCGGGTTTGGCTGTTGTCAAGCGCAGAAGGTAGAGGAGCCGAGGATTCATGGCGCGGAGGAGGGAAGGGTGCAAAGCTTGGGTTGAGAG GTGACCATGGAAGCGAATATGACCGGCTTCCCTCAACAGATAATCCGACAAACGATCcagaggggagggggaaagaaagaaagaaaaagaaaggagcCCAGAGGAGTCAGGCTATAACGAATGTATAG
- a CDS encoding glycine--tRNA ligase (Glycyl-tRNA synthetase and related class II tRNA synthetase), whose product MATVNTKTGQVVDRTVLESMLRRRLFYTPSFEIYGGVSGLYDYGPPGCALINNIVDLWRKHFVLEEDMLEVDCTMLTPHEILKTSGHVEKFADWMCKDPKTGEIFRADHLVEEVLEARLKGDKEARGQKVVVDEEKEAKKKKKAKETKAVRLDDAVVKEYEETLAQIDNYDGPELEQIITKYDIRNPTTDGNLLPPVAFNLMFQTSIGPSSNMPGYLRPETAQGQFLNFQKLLDFNQQSMPFASASIGKSFRNEISPRAGLLRVREFLMAEIEHYVDPEGGKKHSRFEEMKDIELSLLSRDVQLSGSTQTTKMTIGKAIESGLVDNETLGYFLARIQLFLLKLGVDPAKLRFRQHMANEMAHYAADCWDAELQTSYGWIECVGCADRSAYDLTVHKNKTGAPLVVREPRAEPLKIEEWQVDLDKKKFGPRFKKDGKTVAAAVEALSQELREKLALDLEQQGKIEVDVEGVSSGKVELDKELIKIEKRTRVENVREYTPNVIEPSFGIGRILYSTLEHVYWSREGDEARGVLSFPPAIAPTKVLIVPLSNHASFRPLSHRLMMKMRRMGISNRVDDSSASIGKRYARNDELGTPFGITVDFQSVKDNTFTLRDRDSTKQVRASEDEILQALKSLVEGDETWEDIRKRLPEFTGQEVD is encoded by the exons ATGGCGACCGTTAATACCAAGACCGGTCAGGTCGTCGACCGCACGGTCTTGGAGTCGATGCTCCGCCGCCGTCTTTTTTACACCCCCTCCTTCGAGATCTATGGAGGGGTATCTGGTCTATATGACTACGGCCCACCTGGTTGTGCTCTTATAAATAATATTGTCGATTTGTGGCGGAAGCATTTCGTGCTCGAGGAGGACATGCTGGAGGTTGACTGCACTATGCTGACCCCGCACGAGATTCTTAAAACTAGCGGACACGTCGAGAAATTTGCCGACTGGATGTGCAAGGACCCCAAAACCGGCGAGATCTTTCGTGCGGATCACCTAGTAGAAGAAGTTCTTGAGGCTCGCTTGAAAGGCGACAAGGAAGCGCGTGGCCAGAAGGTTGTCGtggacgaagagaaggaggccaagaagaagaaaaaggctaAGGAGACCAAGGCTGTCCGATTAGACGATGCTGTTGTCAAGGAGTATGAGGAAACTTTAGCGCAAATTGACAACTACGACGGCCCGGAGCTGGAACAAATCATCACCAAGTACGATATCAGAAATCCGACGACCGATggcaatcttcttcctcccgtTGCGTTCAACCTAATGTTCCAGACTTCAATCGGTCCTAGCAGCAATATGCCTGGCTACCTCCGTCCTGAAACCGCTCAGGGACAGTTCCTGAATTTCCAGAAGCTGTTGGACTTCAACCAGCAGTCAATGCCCTTCGCGTCGGCCTCCATTGGCAAGTCGTTCCGGAACGAGATCTCGCCCCGTGCCGGCCTGCTGCGAGTGCGCGAGTTCCTCATGGCCGAGATTGAACACTACGTAGACCCGGAGGGCGGCAAAAAGCATTCTCgctttgaagaaatgaaagataTAGAACTTTCCTTGCTTAGCCGTGATGTGCAGCTGTCTGGAAGCACACAAACCACGAAGATGACCATCGGCAAAGCTATTGAATCCGGTCTGGTTGACAACGAAACTCTTGGTTACTTCCTTGCCCGCATtcagctcttcctcctcaagTTGGGTGTGGACCCAGCGAAGCTCCGATTCCGTCAACACATGGCTAATGAAATGGCTCACTACGCTGCTGACTGCTGGGATGCTGAGCTGCAGACCAGCTATGGATGGATTGAATGTGTTGGTTGCGCCGACCGCAGTGCTTATGACTTAACTGTgcacaagaacaagaccgGAGCTCCTCTTGTTGTCCGTGAGCCTCGCGCCGAACCCCTCAAaattgaagaatggcaggTCGACTTagacaagaagaagttcggcCCTCGCTTCAAGAAGGACGGCAAGACTGTTGCAGCCGCTGTCGAGGCTCTCTCCCAGGAACTCCGGGAGAAGTTGGCTCTCGATCTGGAGCAGCAAGGCAAGATCGAGGTGGATGTGGAGGGCGTCAGCTCAGGCAAAGTTGAGCTCGATAAGGAATTGATCAAGATCGAGAAGCGGACAAGGGTAGAGAATGTCCGTGAATACACGCCCAACGTCATTGAGCCATCGTTTGGCATTGGCCGCATCCTGTACAGTACCCTCGAACACGTGTACTGGTCCCGAGAGGGAGACGAAGCGCGTGGT GTCTTGTCCTTCCCTCCAGCAATTGCTCCTACCAAGGTTCTCATTGTCCCTCTCTCGAACCATGCCTCTTTCCGTCCTCTGTCACATCgtctgatgatgaagatgcggCGCATGGGCATCTCCAACCGGGTTGACGATTCCTCGGCTAGCATTGGAAAGCGGTACGCACGCAATGACGAACTTGGCACGCCGTTTGGTATCACTGTTGATTTCCAGTCGGTGAAAGACAACACTTTCACCCTGCGTGATCGTGACTCAACTAAGCAAGTCCGTGCTAGCGAGGATGAGATTTTGCAGGCTCTCAAGTCCTTGGTGGAAGGCGATGAGACATGGGAAGACATTCGCAAGCGACTGCCTGAGTTCACTGGACAAGAAGTTGATTAG
- a CDS encoding putative calcium/calmodulin dependent protein kinase (Ca2+/calmodulin-dependent protein kinase kinase beta and related serine/threonine protein kinases), which yields MPRLWTYTVARGTKEKQNSKLTTCALSQAVKEFSKARLRKRAQSHLLRRPRGPKRPSDGFNSPLHRRSLEDPDQKRNALYLIKEEIAIMKKLHHHNLVSLIEVLDDPTEDSLYMVMEMCKKGVVMKVGLEERADPYDDELCRCWFRDLVLGIEYLHAQGIVHRDIKPDNCLITSDDVLKVVDFGVSEMFEKDSDMFTAKSAGSPAFLPPELCVVKHGDVSGKAADIWSMGVTLYCLRYGRLPFEKQSIFELYEAIKTDPVACEGETDENFKDLMSRILEKDPTRRIQMSALRGIICMLKNHAYNSS from the exons ATGC CTCGGTTATGGACTTATACCGTGGCACGAGGCacgaaggaaaaacaaaactCCAAGCTAACAACCTGTGCACTGAGTCAGGCCGTCAAGGAATTCTCCAAGGCACGGCTAAGGAAACGCGCCCAATCCCACCTGTTACGGAGACCTCGAGGTCCCAAGCGCCCATCAGATGGCTTCAATTCCCCACTTCACCGTCGTTCTCTGGAAGATCCAgatcaaaagagaaatgctcTTTACCttatcaaagaagagatagcAATCATGAAGAAACTCCATCATCACAACCTGGTGTCTCTGATTGAGGTCTTAGACGACCCGACCGAGGATTCTCTATACATGGTTATGGAGATGTGTAAGAAGGGGGTAGTTATGAAAGTTGggcttgaagaaagagccgACCCATATGATGACGAACTCTGTCGCTGTTGGTTCCGCGACCTGGTCCTGGGAATAGAATATCTACACGCTCAGGGCATTGTACATCGCGATATAAAACCAGATAATTGCCTAATAACGAGCGATGACGTTCTCAAGGTAGTGGACTTCGGGGTATCAGAGATGTTCGAGAAAGACTCCGATATGTTCACGGCAAAATCGGCTGGTTCACCTGCTTTCCTCCCTCCAGAGCTATGTGTTGTCAAACACGGGGATGTCTCCGGGAAAGCGGCCGACATATGGTCTATGGGTGTTACGTTGTACTGTTTGCGATACGGCAGATTGCCCTTCGAGAAGCAGAGCATCTTCGAGCTATATGAGGCTATTAAGACCGATCCAGTGGCATGTGAGGGAGAAACTGATGAAAACTTCAAGGACCTGATGTCACGGATTCTAGAGAAAGATCCAACCAGAAGGATCCAAATGAGTGCATTGCGA GGTATCATCTGCATGCTGAAGAACCACGCTTACAACAGCTCCTAG
- a CDS encoding uncharacterized protein (predicted protein), which produces MSMHSTLSSPVPTLHHRSLRDLLHAREAADAIESILDTDLAADDPSTSAAPLSHTSIVVRRNRDTDEILIESTNRAYHNAPDGVLRRWEDLTERDQIMWKQQLTDAGHWRQDEGEAILQVHSRYCQGWNRQKEGERRRKEKLPFESPGNDFDVTFRLRLHGSSAAN; this is translated from the exons ATGTCAATGCACTCAACACTCTCGTCGCCAGTTCCCACCCTACATCACCGCTCCCTACGTGATCTCCTTCATGCCCGTGAAGCAGCAGATGCGATCGAATCAATCCTCGATACCGATCTTGCAGCGGACGACCCATCCACTTCCGCTGCCCCTCTATCACATACCTCCATTGTTGTCCGTCGCAACCGTGATACGGACGAGATCCTCATTGAGTCTACGAACAGGGCATATCATAACGCACCTGACGGGGTCCTCCGCCGCTGGGAGGACCTCACCGAGAGAGATCAGATTATGTGGAAACAACAGTTGACAGATGCAGGCCACTGGCGTCAAGACGAAGGCGAAGCAATTCTTCAGG TACACAGCAGGTACTGTCAAGGCTGG AACCGACaaaaggagggggaaaggagaagaaaagagaaattgccaTTTGAGTCTCCAGGTAATGATTTTGATGTGACATTTCGTCTACGATTGCACGGTTCATCTGCGGCCAACTAG
- a CDS encoding uncharacterized protein (predicted protein), protein MCLFTFVGNPTSVILAKETPQIRHFKIGPLTGRFNSELYLHPNAIRIASDIGMFDHGLGNLDLPNVPFQLGETFDLIHIRGLVGIRRAFDNWEFIYEQAFEQLSLRGPFTDTDPEGGTVTYPNSDAYVGIFSSVLHSIAEEAGYLHDLSHLQPGVLRAAGSSSKDVRRNGPDRCLGKAGILYPVELLMIRSL, encoded by the exons ATGTGTCTCTTTACGTTTGTCGGTAATCCAACCTCCGTCATCTTGGCCAAGGAAACACCACAGATTCGTCATTTCAAGATCGGACCGTTGACTGGGCGATTCAACTCGGAGTTATACCTACATCCCAATGCCATACGCATTGCTTCCGACATTGGGATGTTCGACCATGGTCTCGGGAATCTTGATCTCCCGAACGTCCCCTTTCAGCTGGGTGAAACATTTGACCTCATCCATATACGTGGCCTTGTCGGCATTCGCAGGGCATTCGACAACTGGGAATTCATCTATGAACAAGCATTCGAACAACTTTCACTGAGGGGTCCATTCACAGACACAGATCCTGAGGGCGGCACTGTGACATACCCTAATTCTGACGCGTATGTCGGGATTTTCTCGTCCGTTTTACACTCTATCGCCGAAGAGGCTGGATACCTGCACGATCTGAGCCACCTGCAACCCGGTGTGCTTCGTGCGGCAGG ATCCTCGTCAAAAGACGTTAGGCGAAATGGTCCTGATCGCTGCCTTGGAAAAGCCGGAATATTATACCCTGTGGAGCTCTTGATGATTAGAAGTCTCTGA
- a CDS encoding rRNA-binding ribosome biosynthesis protein RPF1 (ribosome biogenesis protein RPF1, contains IMP4 domain): MVSRKSQAKPPPSANLDVKPANKLRRQLLHIKRKRLKDSTRRAERYRIKKEEAKNPKLKQERLKRNVPLTIDRKRVWDDANSDVEDGLGLSVDVERIKKQKQEEQEGWNKPLEHPDDQDDSDDQDEVDSMLASSDDDDDDDDDEGDNDNNNAERSRRSRRSSLPSATERATSPTQSTKSTNLSLAPEALATKFPSLFPSETPPTPKILITTSLNSTLHNEAKALTDLFPNSQYIRRTAHRYSHKFSLKEIATFAANRNYTAVLVLQEDSKRPSGLDVIHLPKGPMFHFTISNWVDGKRIPGHGVGTEHWPELILNNFRTPLGIVTGAIFRSLFPPQPDIEGRQVVTLHNQRDYIFVRRHRYIFREKRETEKSVIDADGKEMKGAEGIRAGLQELGPRFTLKLRRIDKGIQRASGQEWEWKAGMEKQRTKFQL, from the exons ATGGTTTCCAGAAAGTCGCAGGCGAAGCCTCCTCCAAGCGCTAATCTAGATGTGAAACCCGCCAATAAACTCAGGCGTCAACTCCTCCATATCAAGCGGAAGCGGCTCAAAGACTCCACCCGACGAGCAGAACGGTATAGGattaaaaaggaagaagcaaagaaccCAAAGCTCAAGCAGGAGCGCTTAAAGCGGAATGTTCCGCTCACTATCGATCGCAAGCGGGTCTGGGATGATGCCAATAGCGATGTCGAAGACGGTCTGGGATTGAGTGTCGATGTTGAGCGcatcaagaaacaaaagcaagaagagcaGGAGGGATGGAACAAGCCATTAGAGCATCCTGATGACCAAGATGATTCTGATGACCAAGATGAGGTCGACAGCATGCTAGCCAGTagcgacgatgacgatgacgacgacgatgatgaaggagacaacgacaacaataACGCCGAGAGGTCTCGGAGGTCCAGGAGATCATCTCTCCCGTCTGCAACAGAGCGTGCAACAAGCCCGACTCAGTCGACCAAGAGCACAAACCTTAGCCTGGCTCCGGAGGCCCTGGCAACCAAGTTCCCATCGTTGTTCCCGTCTGAAACACCACCGACACCCAAGATTCTCATCACAACTTCCCTG AACTCAACCCTTCATAACGAAGCCAAAGCTCTCACAGACCTTTTTCCTAATAGCCAGTATATCCGTCGTACAGCGCACCGTTATTCCCACAAATTTTCATTGAAAGAAATAGCAACATTCGCAGCAAATCGCAATTACACTGCTGTTTTAGTCCTTCAGGAAGATTCCAAACGACCGTCCGGCCTCGATGTGATCCACCTACCCAAGGGTCCCATGTTCCATTTTACTATTAGCAACTGGGTAGATGGCAAAAGGATCCCTGGGCATGGCGTGGGCACTGAGCATTGGCCTGAATTGATTTTGAATAACTTTCGCACGCCTCTTGGAATCGTAACGGGTGCTATTTTCCGCTCATTATTCCCACCGCAGCCTGACATTGAGGGGCGCCAGGTTGTGACGTTACACAACCAGCGTGACTATATCTTCGTCCGCAG GCATCGGTACATCTTCCGGGAGAAACgagagacagaaaaaagCGTAATTGACGCAGACGGCAAGGAGATGAAAGGGGCCGAAGGAATAAGGGCAGGCCTTCAGGAATTAGG TCCTCGGTTTACCCTGAAGTTACGAAGAATCGACAAGGGTATTCAAAGGGCGAGTGGCCaggaatgggaatggaaggctggaatggagaagcagaggaCAAAGTTCCAGCTATGA
- a CDS encoding uncharacterized protein (predicted protein), whose amino-acid sequence MSNPYEREAEDRYESQNDPSPVSGIVRDNSYAHETRSELRNQIPVQRDEDDVEDPIQPPFSNSDKQLAQDEQEAIDRSNILRGDRLRHAKPRTQDGYSEGPGEDDLPEDVVYGQSGRSATGRII is encoded by the exons ATGTCGAACCCATACGAAAGAGAAGCCGAGGACCGCTACGAGTCTCAGAACGATCCCTCCCCTGTCTCTGGAATAGTCAGGGACAATTCCTACGCTCATGAAACTCGTTCCGAGCTAAGAAATCAGATCCCTGTTCAAagggatgaagatgatgttgaagatcctATTCAGCCTCCATTTTCCAACAGTGATAAGCAACTAG CGCAAGACGAACAGGAGGCTATCGATAGAAGTAACATCTTACGTGGTGACCGCCTGCGTCATGCAAAACCCCGTACTCAGGATGGATATAGTGAAGGGCCTGGGGAGGACGATCTACCCGAGGACGTTGTTTACGGACAGTCAGGAAGGTCTGCCACGGGTCGAATTATCTAA